From a region of the Mus caroli unplaced genomic scaffold, CAROLI_EIJ_v1.1 scaffold_13078_1, whole genome shotgun sequence genome:
- the LOC110288118 gene encoding angiogenin-4-like, giving the protein MAMSPRPLLLVFMLGLVVIPPILAQNERYIKFLTQHYDAKPKGRDHRYCESMMRERELTSPCKDVNTFIHDTKNNIKAICEKKGSPYGENFRISNSRFQITTCRHSGRSPRPPCRYRAFKDFRSIVIACVDGWPVHFDESFISP; this is encoded by the coding sequence ATGGCAATGAGCCCACGTCCTTTGTTGTTGGTCTTCATGCTGGGTCTGGTTGTGATTCCTCCAATTCTGGCTCAGAACGAAAGGTACATAAAATTCCTGACTCAGCACTATGATGCCAAGCCAAAGGGCCGGGATCACAGATACTGCGAAAGTATGATGAGGGAAAGAGAGCTAACCTCGCCTTGCAAAGATGTCAACACCTTTATCCATGACACCAAGAACAACATCAAGGCCATctgtgaaaagaaaggaagcccTTATGGAGAAAACTTCAGAATAAGCAATTCTCGCTTCCAGATCACCACTTGCAGGCACTCAGGAAGGTCTCCCAGGCCTCCATGCCGGTACCGAGCCTTTAAAGATTTCAGATCTATTGTTATTGCCTGTGTAGATGGCTGGCCTGTCCACTTCGATGAGTCTTTTATCAGTCCATAG